The following coding sequences lie in one Verrucomicrobiaceae bacterium genomic window:
- a CDS encoding two pore domain potassium channel family protein, whose translation MTRQQLIQGSMRQGGEIAVIVLLAAVLQWLWPQGFLSMQGFCLLVLGLALAKTVFFFVENLTHILLATRNNMPYHRVLGLMGVNMVQITLSFAFDFWCLQTANAASFSSINAEWSRAEQVFEFFFFSVLNFSFFGFGDVTPQTVPAKLVTMMEVLLAFFTVIFLLSDFISLKDSLRAEDKEAQK comes from the coding sequence ATGACCCGCCAGCAACTCATCCAGGGCTCCATGCGGCAGGGCGGAGAAATCGCCGTGATCGTGCTGCTCGCCGCCGTGCTGCAATGGCTGTGGCCACAGGGCTTTCTCAGCATGCAGGGCTTTTGTCTGCTGGTGCTGGGCTTGGCACTGGCGAAGACGGTTTTCTTCTTTGTGGAAAACCTCACCCACATCCTGCTCGCGACACGGAACAACATGCCCTACCACCGCGTGCTGGGACTCATGGGCGTGAATATGGTGCAGATCACGCTGTCGTTTGCGTTCGACTTCTGGTGCCTCCAGACGGCGAATGCGGCCAGCTTCAGCTCCATCAATGCAGAATGGAGCCGCGCGGAGCAGGTCTTTGAGTTCTTCTTTTTTAGCGTGCTGAATTTTTCCTTCTTCGGCTTCGGCGATGTCACGCCGCAGACAGTGCCGGCCAAGCTGGTGACGATGATGGAAGTGCTGCTGGCCTTTTTTACCGTGATCTTTCTGCTCTCCGATTTCATCAGCCTGAAGGACAGCCTCCGCGCCGAGGACAAGGAAGCGCAGAAGTAA
- a CDS encoding ThuA domain-containing protein has translation MERHQRRALQERKALGELHPLASAYGEETKKDHHVIWVNQYGKGKVFGTTLGHGNHTMEDPIYLDLVTRGLLWSCGKLGEDGKPLPGYEAKQK, from the coding sequence GTGGAACGACACCAAAGACGAGCTCTACAAGAACGAAAAGCTCTGGGAGAACTTCACCCCTTGGCCTCGGCCTATGGTGAGGAAACCAAGAAAGACCACCACGTCATCTGGGTGAACCAGTATGGCAAAGGCAAGGTCTTCGGCACCACACTGGGCCATGGCAACCACACCATGGAAGACCCGATTTACCTCGATCTCGTCACACGCGGCCTGCTGTGGTCCTGCGGCAAGCTGGGCGAGGATGGCAAGCCGCTCCCCGGTTACGAAGCGAAACAGAAATGA
- a CDS encoding ThuA domain-containing protein encodes MKKALLALLTLTAFLTSPAQEVKPLKVLMVCGGCCHDYANQKLILAEGISARANVEFTIVHEESRVKDDRTHQVSIYKSPIGPLDTMWWCITECFGAVTDVPFVEGIAKPHFEGVPAVMLHCSTHSYRTAKTDEWRKCVGQTSMSHEKNSDLKVRNVAEAHPIMKGFPKEWNDTKDELYKNEKLWENFTPWPRPMVRKPRKTTTSSG; translated from the coding sequence ATGAAAAAAGCCCTCCTCGCCTTACTCACCCTCACCGCCTTCCTCACGAGCCCCGCACAGGAGGTGAAGCCACTGAAGGTGCTCATGGTCTGCGGTGGCTGCTGCCATGACTATGCGAACCAGAAGCTCATCCTGGCGGAGGGCATCAGCGCCCGTGCGAATGTGGAGTTCACCATCGTGCATGAGGAATCACGCGTGAAGGATGACCGCACGCATCAGGTCAGCATTTACAAAAGCCCGATTGGGCCGCTGGATACGATGTGGTGGTGCATAACGGAGTGCTTCGGTGCGGTGACGGATGTGCCTTTCGTCGAAGGCATCGCCAAACCACACTTTGAGGGCGTGCCCGCCGTGATGCTGCACTGCTCCACGCACAGTTACCGCACTGCCAAAACCGATGAATGGCGCAAATGCGTGGGCCAGACATCCATGAGCCATGAAAAGAACAGCGACCTGAAGGTACGCAACGTCGCTGAGGCACATCCCATCATGAAGGGCTTCCCCAAGGAGTGGAACGACACCAAAGACGAGCTCTACAAGAACGAAAAGCTCTGGGAGAACTTCACCCCTTGGCCTCGGCCTATGGTGAGGAAACCAAGAAAGACCACCACGTCATCTGGGTGA